TCGGCGGTTCATCTGATATCAGGCCCCTGCTTCTTACACGTCGTGGCTCGCCTATCGTGGTGGGGGAAGTATCACTCTTCCAAAAGCTACGACGTGTTTTTCCATCAAACACATTAATCGTTTCCGTTGTTCCGCTACTAGAAGATTCTGTCGGTTTTGGAGATATACCAAAAAAGGCAGCTCCCCAAAAATGGCTCTTTACTTTTGCATGTTTACAAAACTTCTGCCCCTGCAAGTCGATAGATATTTCTGACTCACTTTGATTTTGTTTATTGACGTCGACATGCTTAGGTAGCTTTTCATAGACGCTGGTCATGGTGAGTTTCAGATCAGAATACAACTGCTCATTTTTCTGGACTTCGCGAATAAGTTCTTTAAGTACATCTGAAGCCGGGGCGTCTAAAAAAGTATGACTAGCTTCTTTCTTAGATAATGTGGCATTTTGAGTAGTCTCAGCGGCTACTGCCATGCTTGCAGCAGAGGACCTCCCGACATTTCTTTTTTTCTGGGCTGAAGTTTTGGATATTTCCTCTGTTTTTGTCTTATTTTGAGCACCAATGGTAGACAGAGGTAGAACAACCGCAGTTATCAATAAGATTATAAAGAGAGTGGAAGGTGCGGACCGTGTCGCCAGTAGAATCATATCACTCTCCCTTTCAATAATTCAAACTGATTGTAGTTCTAACGAAGTATTTGACGCCCGTTTGATGACGCACATTTCTATTTCCACTTTTGAAGAATAGCTGAGATGTTATCATATCAATAACATTTTAAGTTCACAAAAAATATTTTTAAAACATGGAATGTCATTATGGTAAAAATTGAAAAAGAAGACATTAAGCCTATTTGCCCCCATTGTGAAAAAGAACTAGACAAATTAGTCGAAGTCAATCGAGGTTGGTTTTCAGTTAACAGAGTATTTTGTTGCCCGTTTTGCAAAAAAATTGTTGGCATTTCAGCGGGAGCTCAATAATTTGAGCACTAGCGATCATTAAGAATTTTAAAGAATATTGCCCAAGAAATTCCATTGATCTGCGAAAAACAGTAAGTCGTTCATGAGTTAACATCACATAGAGGAGAGCTATCAATGCCTGGCTTGTTTGAATTGATCATAATCGGGTTTATTTCTATATTTTTCACCGTGATTCCATTTTGGATGATCTGTTCCAAAGCCGGCTTCCCCGGTTGGATCAGTCTTGCAGTCTTGATCCCGGTCTTGAACATTGTGCTACTATTTTTCCTTGCTTTTGCGAAATGGCCTGCACTGCGGCACTTGCCTCAGCAGGAAAGAACACAACTTTGACTGGCCTCCGCTTTTTGTATTGTCCGTTACTCGGACGCTTCTACAATGATCATCGTCTCGGAAAACATGAATCGGTTTCTCCAGACCAAATATCGATATTGATATAAATTTTTGACAACCGCTGAAGACTTTCGTAAAATCACGAGAAGTCTCTTCACATACTTAGGATGTAGGAATACATTGTGGGGCAAGTTCACGTTTCACTCATCTCGACTTCTGCGGTTTCCGAGCTGGTCGAAAATATTCAGAGTGACGGGTTTACCACTGAATTCAAGCCATGTGAAATGCATGGTTATCGCATTTTAAAATGCAAAAAGCGCCACTGTAATATTGTAATGTAAACATATCCTGATCCTAAAGATGAGCAGCAAATATTTGCCATAATTCCATATCCACCATACTCTTATTTTCCATGGCGCTGGCCGGCCGAACATAGACTATTCGATCACTTGACGACTCATTTAGATGGCCTGGAAATAGAGTGTCGCTGAAATCAGTCATATTCACTTTCTCCTCTGAGCTTGTCATCATGCTCTGGTATAAATTCGCTTCAGTTCTTGAATGGATTTATTTTTTAAGTCCGGGTAACAATCTATCTCTGGAGATTCTCCTCAACGTGAAGATCAACCAACCATTCATAGGCACAACGACCGTTTAGAGCACTTTGTTGACAAACTGGTTCGGATCGTTAGGATTTTTTGAGCCTTGTTGTAGATGAATCCAACGAGATCTCAGATGCGATTTCGTCTCGAACCATACAACAACGAGTTCTCTATGCGTCGCCTCTACTTAAATTGGAGCTCCCCATGTGGGATGAAAAATTTGATACAAAACACTACGTCTATGGAACAGAGCCTAACGACTTTCTGAAAGTGCAATTCGGCATCATTCCAATGGGGAAAGTCCTCTGTCTGGCAGAGGGAGAAGGGCGGAATGCGGTATTTCTTGCTCAACAGGGTTACCATGTGACTGCGGTTGACGCTTCTATTGTTGGTTTGAAAAAGGCCAAGATACTCGCAGATGAAAACAACGTCTGCATTGAGTTCATTCACGCCGACCTGGAAAACTATGACCCTGGTGAGAATCAATGGGATGGAATCGTCTCCATTTTCTGTCATATTCCTGATCCCATCAGAAAGAAACTACATCAAAAAGTAGTGAAAGGCTTGAAAAGTAACGGAGTTTTACTGCTCGAAGCTTACACTCCCGATCAACTCAAACATAAAACAGGCGGCCCGCCCACAGAAGAAATGATGATGTCCAAAGCAATCTTGGAAAAAGAGCTCGTAGGGCTGAAGTTCCGACACTTGGTTGAACTAGAGCGTGAGGTCATAGAGGGTACTAATCATTTCGGAATCGGGGCTGTCGTCCAGGCAATTGGAACTCGTCAATAAAATGTATCAACTATTACACTTCAAGCCATGACTCTCGGTAATCAGCGTTTTTTCATATTCCCAATTATGAACAACAGCAAGATTGATCCAACGGTTGCGGTGACAATCGAACCGAGAAATCCCACCGTTGCAATCCCGAGTAATCCAAAGAGCAACCCTCCCACAACGGCACCGAGAACACCAATCACCATGTTACCGAGCAGTCCAAAGCCTCCGCCTTTCATGATGATTCCCGCTAACCAACCTGCGATGGCACCAATTATCAAGAATGTGATCAAGCCTGTTAAACCCATTATGACACCTCTGCTGCATGATTAGTGATTAAGATGTTCTCAAATCTACTGCGTCCGAATAAAGTTTTGGCTGGCGAACGAATTGTAACCAAAGAGCCAAGCAATCCTTCGATCATACTCGCCTCTATTGCCATCGACTATTTCTATTTAGACGATTTAATGTAGGTTGTAGGATAATACTACTATCAGTACATCTTTATTGAATTGATCCAGTTGAGTTTCCTTAAGGATGTTCGGCAATCCTAAGAATTGATGTTTCACTTTTTAATCTTTAATTCCGGACGAGCCCCAACGATCGTAAGAAACGACGAAGAGGACGTACCCAAACTGTGATGAAGTAAAACGCAAGGGCACCTTTAAACGAAAATCGCCATACCATTTCCTCATCATCGATGAAGTAGCCAAACTTTCGTGATACATATGCATTGACTTTGATTCTTCTGATTTCAAAAAAATTAGTCAAAGGCGAATCAGCGGAGAAAGGATTTACTAGAGTCTCCTCTAACCGTTTGTTATGCTTTTGTGCTAGCTCTCGAAATTTTAAATTAGGCCAGGTAATTTGTTCTTCAACGCCAGAAATGTCCTGCTCACCGATTTCGTTGGTGGTACACAAGATTTTCCCCTCTTCTGCCCATGAATAGAATGATATTCCGTTTGCTGGAATTTTGGCGACAGTTCCACTACTGACAACGACAAACGTTAAATAATCTGGGGAAATCCAGAAGTCACAGCGAATCCGATACATTTTCGCTTTTCCACAGTGAAACAATCCACCGTTAATGTAGCCAGCTTTAAATGCATCATTATTAGCTTCTGCAGCCAGATCAGAGGGCGTATATTCTTCTCCGTCAATTGGTATATAGTATGGCTGGATGGGACGCTTTTCCCACAAGCAGACTGTGACGATCAAAATAAAGAAAAATCCAATGATACCAAAAAAGAGTATAATCGGAATGAGTAATTCATATGGCATCGGCGTTCAATCTCAGTTAAGAATGAAAAAGTCGTAGAGATACATTATGGAGCTGCCATATTGTGTCAAATTAGAGTGCGATTAACAAAGATAAAAACGTCGCATTCTTTGTCCTGATAAGACTTGCTTTAAAAGGCGCGGCACGATATTCAATTGGAGGCAGGAGACTTTGGGATCACTAGCACAGCCAGGTAAGTAAAAAAACGCTCGCTGTCATTGTTGACAACGAGCGTTTCATCAAGCGAGGCCGACGGGACTTGAACCCGCAACCCCCGGATCGACAGTCCGGTACTCTAACCAATTGAGCTACGGCCCCTCGCAGGTGGTCGGAAATAATAGGCAATCATTTTCGTGAATGCCACTTATTCGACACAAAAATTCATGAGAATGTTCGAATTCTCTCATTTTAACTCATCTGACTTCTGTCTGAGCTCAACACCCAATATAACCAGACAGTAAAGGTACGACAAGTCATATAAAAATCGTATCTTATGAATCGGAATTCTTACCTAAACACATTAAAAATAACACGTTATTTCGATCAAAAATCCAAAGTTGGCAACATCCTCTGGTTAGTCTGTAATTGTTGTACGGTAAAAATCATTTGCAGCGGCTACACCAGCACCAGGACTAAGTTGGTAGCCAGCATGTAGCAGACATTGATCCAGTGCGGCCAGAAACATGAGCACGTTAGACCCCCTGCTCGTTTCTCCCATTAAACCAATCCGCCAGGTTTTACCCTTCATTGATCCTAACCCTCCCCCAATTTCGATTCCAAACCAATTTAAAAGCTGGCTGCGAATAGCAGCGTCATCGATTCCCTCAGGAATTTTGACCGCATTGAGCATCGGTAATTGATGGTCTTCCGCGACGGCAAACTGAATTCCCATCGCTTGCAAGCCTGCTTTCAACGCACAGTGGTTTGCATAATGCCGGGAATATCGGTTTTCCATACCTTCTTCGAGAACCAATCGCAGCGCTTGATGCAAACCGTAGTTCATATTGATGGGAGCAGTATGGTGATACGCACGTGAACCTCCCCAGTAGGAACGAACCATCGACATATCTAAATACCAACTGGAGACCTTCGTCTTACGGGCATCCATGGCAGCAACAGCGCGTGAACTAAATGTGACGGGAGCCAAACCAGGAGGACAACTGAGGCACTTTTGCGTGCCACTATAAGCGGCATCGATATTCCATTCATCGATTTTGACAGGCATTCCGCCCAGTGAGGTCACACAATCGACCAGCAGCAATGCGCCTGCATCATGTACGACATCAGCCAGTTCTTTGAGCGATTGTGCGGCACCAGTCGATGTTTCGGCATGTACAATTCCCAAAACTTTGGGTTTTTCTTTTTTTACGACTTCGGCAATCTCTTCTACTGAAAACACCTCACCGAACTCACGGGTAATCTCAACTACTTCAGCTCCGACCCGACTGGCCACATCAGCCATCCGGCCGCCGAATACACCATTCGTGCAGACAACCATTTTGTCACCTGGCTCGATCAGGTTCACCACACAGGCCTCCATTCCTGCGCTCCCGGTACCACTCACCGCCAGCGTCAGTTCATTTGTAGTATGAAAGAGCGTCCTTAACATTTCCTGGAGCTCATCCATGACTTTCAGAAAGTAGGGATCTAGATGGCCCACGGTAGGTGCCGCCATCGCGGTCAGTACACTGGCAGCAATATCACTCGGACCAGGCCCCATCAGTGTGCGGCGAGGAGGTTGAATAGGACTGTGAAAATGATGTTCGATTGTCATTATATGTACTCTTTATGGTTGGTAGAAACTTTAAATTAATTGACTATTCTAATTACAACAATAGTAGAAGTCGCTTACTGTTTCTCAGTCACCAAACGACTGATCTGTTTAAATTCATCCGTCCCAGCAACTTCACACCACTCAAATAAAATCGATTCCGTGGTAGTGATCTGTGCACCCGAATTTTCCATACGTTTGATCGCCACTTTCCAATCGAGCTTGTTACGACTGGCAACGGCATCAATGGGAATGATAACGCGATAGCCTGCTGCTAACAAATCCAGAGTAGTCTGTTGCACACAGATATGCGCTTCGATCCCGGTCAGTACAATTTTCACACGACTGTCAATCGTGTTGGTAATCGACCCCCAACCTAAGCATTCTGCGCCGCTGAAACGAACCTTTTCTTTCGGTTCCGGCAGTAGATCTGCCAATTCCGAAACAGTGGGTCCCAAACCTTTGGGATATTGTTCGGTACTACTGATGGGAATTTGAAAGAGATTTGCAGCTTGCGCTAATTGTTTGATCCGAAACACAAGTTCTTTCGCTATAGGAATGACAGGCACCAGCTTTTCCTGCACATCAACGACGACTAATTGACATTCCTGATGAGAAAGTAAATCAATACTGCGAGGGAACGAAGGGGAAGTCTCTGTCATGTGCTGACCTGATTAACGAAACGACAGCGGAAAGCTCAAGATATACTTAATAATCATTGAAGAATCCGTTATTTTTATAAGATCTGTACTGCATAGTAGAGCGAGTGGTAAAAGAAAGAATCAACAGCGAATCTGCTTTCGAATTCCATTCCGCATTGATAAAATACAGTTTCAAAGTTGTACCCTAACAAATTGGTAACATATAGT
The Gimesia aquarii DNA segment above includes these coding regions:
- a CDS encoding pyridoxal-phosphate-dependent aminotransferase family protein — protein: MTIEHHFHSPIQPPRRTLMGPGPSDIAASVLTAMAAPTVGHLDPYFLKVMDELQEMLRTLFHTTNELTLAVSGTGSAGMEACVVNLIEPGDKMVVCTNGVFGGRMADVASRVGAEVVEITREFGEVFSVEEIAEVVKKEKPKVLGIVHAETSTGAAQSLKELADVVHDAGALLLVDCVTSLGGMPVKIDEWNIDAAYSGTQKCLSCPPGLAPVTFSSRAVAAMDARKTKVSSWYLDMSMVRSYWGGSRAYHHTAPINMNYGLHQALRLVLEEGMENRYSRHYANHCALKAGLQAMGIQFAVAEDHQLPMLNAVKIPEGIDDAAIRSQLLNWFGIEIGGGLGSMKGKTWRIGLMGETSRGSNVLMFLAALDQCLLHAGYQLSPGAGVAAANDFYRTTITD
- a CDS encoding GlsB/YeaQ/YmgE family stress response membrane protein, coding for MGLTGLITFLIIGAIAGWLAGIIMKGGGFGLLGNMVIGVLGAVVGGLLFGLLGIATVGFLGSIVTATVGSILLLFIIGNMKKR
- a CDS encoding class I SAM-dependent methyltransferase, with protein sequence MWDEKFDTKHYVYGTEPNDFLKVQFGIIPMGKVLCLAEGEGRNAVFLAQQGYHVTAVDASIVGLKKAKILADENNVCIEFIHADLENYDPGENQWDGIVSIFCHIPDPIRKKLHQKVVKGLKSNGVLLLEAYTPDQLKHKTGGPPTEEMMMSKAILEKELVGLKFRHLVELEREVIEGTNHFGIGAVVQAIGTRQ
- a CDS encoding isochorismatase family protein, producing MTETSPSFPRSIDLLSHQECQLVVVDVQEKLVPVIPIAKELVFRIKQLAQAANLFQIPISSTEQYPKGLGPTVSELADLLPEPKEKVRFSGAECLGWGSITNTIDSRVKIVLTGIEAHICVQQTTLDLLAAGYRVIIPIDAVASRNKLDWKVAIKRMENSGAQITTTESILFEWCEVAGTDEFKQISRLVTEKQ